The genomic DNA ACGCTTCAACGGGCTATCGACGCCACCATGTGTCACCGGGAGGTGACCGAGCAGCGGCTGCGGCTGTATGTCACGGCCAGGAGTTGTGGCGCGGCGCTGCCCGCCCGTTTCAGCTTGCCGGACGTGGCCCACCAGAACCTGCCGACTGGCGCAGTGACCTGGCGCGTGCCGTACATTCTGGTCGCCGACGCTGCCAGCGGCGACCAGCCGCAGTCCACCACCGGGGTATTGCGCTTCACGCTCGGAACGGTCAGTGCCGCGACGTACGCCGTGTGGGCCGGCCAGTTGCCCGAAGGGGCAGGCGTCAGCAGCACCGGACCGGTGTACGTGCTGGGCCCCGCCGCCCTGAGTGGCACCGGCGCGTATCTGGAACTCAACCTCGCTGGCTGCGCCGCGCCCACACCACTGTGCACGCCTTCGGGCGGCCTGAAGCTGGCCGGAACCCAGGGCACGCACATGACCTTCGTACCGTCGCCGGTCCAGCCGTGCACCACGGCGGTGTGTGTGCGGGGTCCTGTGAACGCGCGGGACTTCGTGTCGAGTCCGGCCAGTGCCACATGGGGGAGTATGGTGGCCCTCTCCGGGTCCACGGTGCGCCTCAGCGTGGCGCCGGACGGCCAGCAGCGCGTGACCCAGTGCTTCTATGGCTTCTCCTGCACGGCGCTGGATTTTGACGGCGACGTGCTGATCTCGGCGCCGGGCGACATTACCCTGACCGCCGATTCTCAGCCCTCAGTCTCCCGCCGGGTGGTGCTGCGCAGTGGGGGCGCTGTGACGGTGAAGCAGCCCCTTACCCTGGCCGCGCCCCCCTGTGCCCAGGACACCTGCGAACAGCCCAGCAACATTCTGGGGATCTACGCGCAGGGCAACATCACCCTGCAAGCGCCAGTGCAGGCGGTGCTTCACGCGGGGGGTGACCTGAATGGTGGTGGTCAGGAGGTCCTGGGCGCAGTCTCGGCGTGGGGCGCGGTGACGGCCGTGCGGGTCACCCATGACCCTCGACTGGCCCTGGACCAGGGGCAAGCCCCACCCGGTTGGCCCGTCCTGGACACGGCCGTGAGCCACGTGCTGCTGGTGCCGAGCGAATGAGGCGGCTGCTGGCGCTGCTGCTGCTGGGCCCAGGAGCTCACGCCGCGTCCCCACCGCCGCGCGTCACGGCCACGGATCTGGCCATGCCGCTCGTGCGTCAGACCTACAACGCCTGTGGGCCAGCCTCCCTGGAGATGCTGCTGGGGTACTGGGGGTTGAAGGTGCCGCAGGCGGTGATCTCGCCGCAGGTCAGGCCCAGCCCGACCGCCTACACGCCGGTCAACACCATCGCCCCCTTCGCCGCGCAGTATGGCCTCCAGACGCTGCTGGTGAGCCATGCCACGGTCAACACGGTGCGGAGTCTGCTCGCCCGCAAAGTCCCGTCCCTGCTGCTGACTGATTTGAAAACGCCAGGCAAGGTGCCGCACTGGCGGGTGGCCAGCGGCTTCAACGACGCGCGGCGCGCCGTGAACTTTCACGACCCGCTCCTGGGGCATGTGGCCATTGGCTACGACGACCTGCAGCAGCTGTGGGCCAACCACCAGGGACTACTGGTGGTGTTGTATCCGCCAGCATGGGCGGCCTATGTCAAAGCAGGCCTGCTGTGAGCGGCGTCCTGGCTGACCTGCTGTCGTTGCGGCCATCCGGCGCCCCCTGCCACATCTTCCGGCTGGACGGCCCGCACTACGTAGTAGAGGAAGTGCCGGCAGGGATGGAATTGCCCGCCTTCTGGTGGCGGGCGCGCGGCCGCATCCTGCAGGACACCGTGCTGCGTCACGCCGAATTCCACGCGGTCGTCACCTTCTTCCAGTTCTATGCCATGCGCCAGGAGGT from Deinococcus multiflagellatus includes the following:
- a CDS encoding C39 family peptidase encodes the protein MRRLLALLLLGPGAHAASPPPRVTATDLAMPLVRQTYNACGPASLEMLLGYWGLKVPQAVISPQVRPSPTAYTPVNTIAPFAAQYGLQTLLVSHATVNTVRSLLARKVPSLLLTDLKTPGKVPHWRVASGFNDARRAVNFHDPLLGHVAIGYDDLQQLWANHQGLLVVLYPPAWAAYVKAGLL